A stretch of Aerococcus urinaehominis DNA encodes these proteins:
- a CDS encoding LrgB family protein: MMELFTSLPTYGLFLTLAVYFVGLWLSSKIKSPLAHPLLLAVVLIILVLLVTDMDVAAYQESASFITYLLTPATIALAIPVYKQVKVLKENFLAILVSCLVGMVGGILSILLIAVLFSMDTIILKSVLAKSVTTAIALGITEEIGGIVPIIVGSVILTGIFGVIVNDVIFKIFKVDSYFVRGLGMGAAAHAMGTAESVKRNELQGAMSSLAMVICGILIAVLVPITISLLGL, from the coding sequence ATGATGGAATTATTTACTAGTTTACCAACTTATGGGCTTTTCTTAACTTTAGCTGTGTATTTTGTCGGCCTTTGGCTATCCAGTAAAATCAAGTCGCCTTTAGCCCATCCCTTACTATTAGCAGTTGTTTTAATTATCCTGGTTTTACTTGTCACCGATATGGATGTCGCTGCTTACCAAGAAAGCGCAAGTTTTATCACTTACTTATTGACGCCTGCCACAATTGCTTTAGCTATACCGGTTTATAAGCAAGTCAAGGTCTTAAAGGAAAACTTCCTAGCTATTCTTGTTTCTTGTCTGGTTGGTATGGTTGGAGGTATTTTGTCCATCCTGTTAATTGCTGTTTTATTTAGTATGGATACCATTATCCTCAAGTCTGTTTTAGCTAAATCGGTAACGACAGCCATTGCCCTGGGGATTACTGAAGAGATTGGTGGCATCGTCCCAATCATTGTCGGTTCAGTTATTTTGACTGGTATTTTTGGGGTTATTGTTAATGATGTTATCTTTAAAATCTTTAAGGTAGATTCTTACTTTGTTCGTGGCTTAGGCATGGGGGCAGCAGCCCACGCCATGGGTACAGCCGAGTCGGTTAAACGCAATGAGCTCCAAGGGGCCATGTCGTCACTGGCTATGGTTATCTGTGGCATCTTAATTGCTGTACTAGTGCCGATTACTATTTCTTTATTAGGTCTCTAG
- the dhaL gene encoding dihydroxyacetone kinase subunit DhaL yields MTVEEVLAWLNPWLDQLIAKKDYLSDLDQKIGDGDHGNNMARGAKAVQESLAANTPDNVSDLFKQVAMQLMSKVGGAAGPLYGSAFLGMAQNGSEDYGELFSAGLDKIKARGKSDEGEKTMIDVWAPCAQALADKQLDQATIDQALATVKDLKATKGRASYYGDRSIGEMDPGAQSSAYLFEAILNK; encoded by the coding sequence ATGACTGTTGAAGAAGTACTAGCTTGGCTAAATCCCTGGCTAGATCAATTAATTGCTAAAAAAGATTACTTAAGTGACCTAGACCAAAAAATTGGCGACGGCGACCATGGTAATAACATGGCCCGCGGTGCCAAAGCGGTTCAAGAAAGCTTGGCCGCTAATACCCCTGATAATGTCAGCGACCTCTTTAAGCAAGTAGCTATGCAACTTATGTCTAAAGTTGGTGGCGCTGCTGGTCCACTTTATGGCTCAGCCTTTCTCGGTATGGCCCAGAACGGTAGTGAAGATTATGGCGAGCTCTTTAGCGCTGGTTTAGACAAAATTAAAGCCCGGGGCAAGTCTGATGAAGGAGAAAAAACGATGATTGATGTCTGGGCACCTTGTGCTCAAGCCCTGGCCGACAAGCAGCTAGACCAGGCCACTATTGACCAAGCTCTGGCCACTGTCAAGGACTTGAAAGCCACTAAAGGTCGGGCTTCCTACTATGGCGACCGCTCAATTGGAGAAATGGATCCTGGTGCCCAATCATCAGCCTATTTGTTTGAAGCTATTCTAAATAAATGA
- a CDS encoding MalY/PatB family protein, whose protein sequence is MVDVLKDLSPDREGSPVIKWTGMTGKYGANDLLPLWIADMDFGTVPEVVQALVDYTERNQYGYFSVPDSYYQALIKWAKDHFNYTTEASWYRYTPGVCTGLALALQAFTNEGDKVLIQNPVYDPFRTVVLEANRELVMQDLLGDDEAGYRMDFDSLEAAFKDGVKVFILCSPHNPIGRIWSQEELTKVIDLCCQYDVFLFADEIHRDLIMPGHEFITTGCLVNDFDKLVIFTAASKTFNLAAFSHSFMIIKNPDLRAIYDRYTKTIHLGTGAPAGYIAAEAAFTHGQDWLDQVIDIVWENYQTVKASLAEFPAIKIADLQATYLCFVDLGAYVSPDQLTSLVQDQAGLAVNYGRDYWPTKPDDCHIRLNLATRPDIIRQAMDQLTQALKNHHSA, encoded by the coding sequence ATGGTAGATGTATTAAAAGATTTAAGCCCCGACCGTGAAGGCAGTCCTGTTATTAAATGGACAGGTATGACCGGAAAATACGGCGCTAACGATCTGCTTCCCCTCTGGATTGCAGATATGGATTTTGGTACTGTGCCTGAGGTGGTCCAAGCGCTAGTAGACTATACTGAGCGCAACCAATATGGCTATTTTTCTGTTCCCGATTCCTATTATCAGGCCTTAATTAAATGGGCCAAGGACCACTTTAACTATACGACTGAGGCCAGTTGGTACCGGTACACGCCGGGTGTATGTACTGGGCTAGCCCTAGCCTTACAAGCTTTCACCAATGAAGGGGATAAAGTGTTAATTCAAAATCCAGTTTATGATCCCTTTAGAACAGTTGTATTAGAGGCTAATCGTGAGCTAGTGATGCAAGATCTATTGGGTGATGATGAAGCGGGCTATCGGATGGATTTTGATAGTTTAGAGGCAGCTTTTAAGGACGGGGTAAAAGTCTTTATTCTTTGCTCTCCCCATAATCCGATTGGCCGGATTTGGAGCCAGGAAGAGTTGACAAAAGTAATTGATCTTTGCTGCCAATATGATGTCTTTTTGTTTGCTGACGAAATTCACCGTGACCTGATTATGCCAGGCCATGAATTTATAACGACTGGTTGTTTAGTTAATGATTTTGATAAGTTAGTGATTTTTACCGCTGCTTCTAAAACCTTTAACCTAGCTGCCTTTAGTCATTCCTTTATGATTATTAAAAATCCTGACCTGCGTGCTATTTATGACCGCTATACCAAGACCATTCACCTGGGTACGGGGGCACCGGCTGGCTACATTGCTGCTGAGGCGGCCTTTACGCACGGTCAAGACTGGTTAGACCAGGTGATTGATATCGTCTGGGAAAATTATCAAACTGTCAAAGCTAGTCTAGCCGAATTTCCAGCTATAAAAATTGCTGACCTGCAGGCTACCTATCTCTGCTTTGTTGACTTAGGCGCCTATGTTAGTCCCGATCAACTGACTAGTCTTGTTCAAGACCAGGCTGGTTTGGCGGTCAATTATGGTCGTGACTACTGGCCAACCAAGCCGGATGATTGTCATATTCGTCTTAATTTAGCTACCAGACCTGATATTATTCGCCAAGCTATGGACCAGTTGACCCAGGCACTTAAGAACCATCATTCAGCCTAA
- a CDS encoding CidA/LrgA family protein yields the protein MKYLKQTFIILGITLIAELLSALIPLPLPASIYGMIILFACLMSGLIKLDQVEEAGQFLIAIMPVMFVAPAAGLITSWPDLKPHIWAWLAIIIFTTIFIMVITAKTAQFMTRNKSEAKQADQANEVEEVINQ from the coding sequence ATGAAATATTTAAAGCAAACATTTATTATTTTAGGGATTACCCTAATCGCTGAGTTATTATCCGCACTGATACCGTTACCATTACCAGCCTCAATTTACGGCATGATTATCTTATTTGCCTGTTTGATGTCGGGACTTATTAAGTTAGACCAAGTGGAAGAGGCAGGACAATTTTTAATTGCTATTATGCCAGTCATGTTCGTAGCCCCAGCAGCTGGCCTCATTACATCGTGGCCAGACCTTAAACCCCACATCTGGGCCTGGTTAGCTATTATTATCTTTACAACTATTTTTATTATGGTAATTACAGCTAAGACGGCTCAATTTATGACACGTAATAAATCAGAAGCCAAACAAGCTGACCAAGCCAATGAAGTTGAGGAGGTTATCAACCAATGA
- the ilvD gene encoding dihydroxy-acid dehydratase, which yields MAKDEKDLRIQSQVFDGPLRVPNRAMMRAVGLDDEQFAQPKVGVANTESQVTPCNMHMGELANEAIQGIKDHGFHPFEFHTITISDGISMGTPGMRYSLPSRDLIADSIETVVNGESMDGVVAFGGCDKNIPGCLIGIANAGVPAVFVYGGTIMPGNLDGEDLDIVSAFEAVGQFNAGTIDEERLTAVEKNACPGPGACGGMYTANTMASAAEALGMSLPGSSSHPAITQDKHDDSRAAGEAVCRLIEKRIYPKDIMTKEAFENAITVVMALGGSTNAILHLLAIAHAVEVDLGLEDFERIQKRVPHIADLKPSGRYVFNDLYNVGGVPAVMKYLLKEGFLHGDCLTVTGKTMAENLEDFDDLKAGQDVIMSLENPKRADGPLVILRGNIAPNACVSKLSGVSVTHFTGPAKVYDTEDEAVQAAINNDIVAGDAVIVRYVGPKGGPGMPEMLSLSSILVGKGLGEACALLTDGRFSGGTHGLVVGHIAPEAMVGGPIGLVENGDMVTIDTINRTIDVDVSEEEFERRRSQWQPRQILQKGALGKYAHNVTSADRGAVTDYVNRRKEDDVFLHEDWAQELMDK from the coding sequence ATGGCTAAGGATGAAAAAGATTTACGTATTCAAAGTCAAGTCTTCGATGGTCCCCTCCGTGTCCCTAACCGGGCAATGATGCGGGCTGTTGGTTTAGACGACGAACAATTTGCCCAACCAAAAGTTGGGGTCGCTAATACAGAGAGCCAGGTTACCCCATGTAATATGCACATGGGTGAACTAGCTAATGAGGCGATTCAGGGTATCAAGGACCATGGTTTCCATCCCTTTGAATTCCATACCATTACCATTTCTGATGGTATTTCTATGGGAACGCCAGGTATGCGTTACTCCCTACCCTCTCGTGATTTAATTGCTGATTCCATTGAAACAGTGGTTAATGGGGAATCGATGGATGGCGTAGTAGCCTTTGGTGGCTGTGATAAAAATATCCCAGGTTGCTTGATCGGTATCGCCAATGCTGGTGTCCCTGCCGTCTTCGTATACGGTGGTACCATTATGCCAGGTAATCTAGACGGAGAAGATTTGGATATTGTCTCCGCCTTCGAAGCTGTTGGTCAGTTCAACGCCGGCACCATCGATGAAGAACGTTTAACAGCCGTAGAAAAAAACGCCTGTCCAGGACCTGGCGCTTGTGGTGGTATGTATACTGCCAACACTATGGCCTCTGCAGCTGAAGCCCTAGGCATGTCACTGCCAGGTTCATCTAGCCATCCAGCGATTACCCAAGATAAGCATGATGATTCACGGGCAGCTGGTGAAGCAGTTTGCCGCTTGATTGAAAAACGCATCTACCCTAAAGATATCATGACCAAAGAAGCCTTCGAAAATGCGATTACGGTCGTGATGGCCTTAGGTGGATCTACTAATGCTATCCTCCACCTCTTAGCGATTGCTCATGCCGTGGAAGTCGACCTTGGTTTAGAAGACTTTGAACGGATTCAAAAACGGGTCCCTCATATCGCTGACTTAAAACCTTCTGGTCGCTATGTCTTTAATGACTTGTACAATGTTGGTGGTGTGCCTGCTGTTATGAAGTACCTCCTAAAAGAAGGCTTCTTGCATGGTGATTGTTTAACTGTTACTGGTAAAACCATGGCCGAAAATCTTGAAGATTTCGATGACCTTAAAGCAGGTCAAGATGTGATTATGTCCCTAGAGAATCCTAAACGGGCTGACGGTCCATTAGTTATCCTACGTGGTAACATCGCGCCTAATGCCTGTGTGTCTAAATTATCCGGTGTTTCAGTTACCCACTTTACCGGTCCAGCTAAAGTTTATGACACTGAAGATGAAGCAGTCCAAGCTGCCATTAATAACGACATTGTCGCTGGTGACGCTGTTATCGTCCGCTATGTTGGACCTAAGGGCGGACCAGGTATGCCAGAAATGTTATCCCTGTCTTCTATTTTAGTTGGTAAGGGCCTGGGTGAAGCCTGTGCCCTCTTAACTGACGGTCGTTTCTCTGGTGGTACGCATGGTTTAGTTGTTGGTCATATTGCCCCTGAAGCCATGGTTGGTGGCCCAATCGGCTTAGTTGAAAATGGTGATATGGTAACGATTGATACCATTAATCGGACCATTGATGTCGATGTCAGCGAAGAAGAATTTGAACGTCGTCGTAGCCAATGGCAACCACGTCAAATCCTACAAAAAGGCGCCCTAGGTAAATATGCCCATAACGTTACCTCAGCTGACCGCGGCGCTGTCACTGACTATGTTAACCGTCGTAAAGAAGATGATGTCTTCTTACACGAAGATTGGGCCCAAGAGCTAATGGATAAATAA
- the dhaM gene encoding dihydroxyacetone kinase phosphoryl donor subunit DhaM yields MKNAIILASHSLKLSQGTKELIQALVPDQEGSYKIFTAGGTENGHTGTSPIIVLNAYTKAQEAGCDYIYVFYDMGSAKMAAETALDFVNSAELKAKIKIIDQAAFVEGAYVAAVQSTIQSNPEELVAEVLQATNY; encoded by the coding sequence ATGAAAAATGCTATAATTCTTGCTTCCCACTCCCTAAAGCTCAGCCAAGGTACCAAAGAGCTCATTCAAGCCCTAGTTCCTGATCAGGAAGGTAGTTATAAAATCTTTACAGCTGGTGGTACTGAAAATGGCCACACTGGTACCAGTCCAATTATTGTGCTAAACGCCTATACCAAGGCCCAGGAAGCTGGTTGTGATTACATTTATGTTTTCTATGATATGGGGTCAGCCAAAATGGCAGCTGAAACTGCCCTGGACTTTGTTAATAGCGCAGAATTAAAAGCTAAAATTAAAATTATCGACCAAGCTGCCTTTGTAGAAGGCGCCTATGTAGCAGCTGTCCAATCAACGATTCAAAGCAATCCAGAGGAATTAGTAGCCGAAGTCCTGCAAGCAACTAATTATTAA
- a CDS encoding branched-chain amino acid aminotransferase, with product MSIDAKDINFEELGFGYMDLPYRWRAYWKDGQWYKEGLEESNMIPVSEASTAFHYGQNIFEGMKAYRGQDDQIRLFRPDENAKRLNASARRLIMPEYPEEKFIEAVKETVKANADFVPPYGSGATLYIRPFMIGTGDNIGVGPAPEYIFSVFVMPVGPYFKGGFGTSKFVTSEYDRAAPHGTGAAKVAGNYGASLKPGKDAKSEGYADVVYLDPATHTKIEEAGSANFFVIERDGHKFVTPASPSILPSITKKSILYLAENRLGLPVEEGDIFIDDLGRYEEAGAMGTAAVISPIGSITHQGEEHKFDYSDQPGPLTTALYKELTGIQYGDKEAPEGWVVMVD from the coding sequence ATGTCAATCGATGCAAAAGACATTAATTTTGAAGAATTAGGGTTTGGTTATATGGATCTACCCTACCGTTGGCGCGCTTATTGGAAGGATGGCCAGTGGTACAAGGAAGGCTTGGAAGAAAGCAATATGATTCCAGTTTCTGAAGCATCGACTGCCTTCCATTATGGACAAAATATTTTTGAAGGTATGAAGGCTTATCGAGGCCAGGATGATCAAATCCGTCTCTTCCGCCCTGATGAAAATGCTAAGCGTCTGAATGCTTCAGCGCGTCGCTTGATTATGCCTGAATATCCAGAAGAAAAATTTATTGAAGCGGTTAAAGAAACCGTTAAGGCAAATGCTGACTTTGTCCCACCATATGGATCTGGTGCGACCTTGTATATCCGCCCATTTATGATTGGAACGGGTGATAATATTGGTGTTGGTCCAGCGCCTGAATATATCTTCTCAGTATTCGTAATGCCAGTAGGCCCTTACTTTAAAGGCGGATTTGGCACCTCTAAGTTTGTCACCTCTGAATATGATCGGGCGGCACCTCATGGCACAGGTGCTGCTAAGGTAGCTGGAAACTACGGTGCTTCCCTAAAACCAGGTAAAGATGCTAAGTCAGAGGGGTATGCTGATGTGGTTTATTTAGATCCAGCTACCCATACTAAGATTGAAGAAGCAGGTTCAGCTAACTTCTTTGTGATTGAACGTGACGGTCATAAGTTTGTCACACCAGCTTCGCCTTCAATTTTGCCTTCTATTACCAAGAAGTCAATTCTCTACTTAGCTGAAAACCGTTTGGGATTGCCAGTCGAAGAGGGAGATATCTTTATTGATGATTTAGGTCGCTACGAAGAAGCTGGCGCTATGGGTACAGCTGCTGTGATTTCACCGATTGGCTCAATTACCCACCAAGGTGAAGAACACAAATTTGATTATAGCGACCAACCAGGTCCACTAACGACTGCCCTATATAAAGAATTAACTGGTATCCAATATGGTGATAAAGAAGCGCCTGAGGGTTGGGTAGTGATGGTCGATTAA
- a CDS encoding heavy metal translocating P-type ATPase: MSKSSATNHTKTHNHNHDHDHQASHNHGKLPVILYLIGLVLFFLALLVGDRQLLLSNILYTLSIASAGYHVIGEGVMDTIKDSKDQGRFAPNVHLLMSLATFGAMIIGNFSEGALLILIFAGAHFLEDYAYDRSKREVSRLLNMNPSQARLIQADGSTQLVDVADLNIGDQVQVLNGDQIPIDGEITSGQAVIDESAINGESIPREKAIGDQVFAGTINGSQAFKMKVTTNPEATVLAQIMDMVKNAQTSQSKTATLIKKLEPRYVTLALIMVPLVFIFGHYAIGWTWEYSFYRTMVFLISVSPCALAAAALPTSLSAISNLARYGVLVKGANYLSHLAGLKAVAFDKTGTLTTGKPQVTDYDFKADLDQEEILAIVVGMEKGANHPLATAIVERFADQVASPDITAHNETGIGLVADYQGHRYRIGKPTSFTEELAVVSDLQGQGKTVVLVGRDDQVLGYIALMDLPTDVAKAAINYFKDQDVHTAMLTGDSQLTGQSVGQELGLDQVDANILPEEKADHIKALQDQHGLTAMLGDGVNDAPALVTADVGVAMGEGTDVAIDVADLVLMKNDLSKLVYAHKVARKMERVTWQNIIFAMFVVVVLVTLNFLEMTDITLGVILHEGSTLMVILNGLRLLLPVRK; the protein is encoded by the coding sequence ATGTCAAAATCAAGCGCTACTAATCACACAAAAACACATAATCATAATCATGACCATGACCACCAAGCTAGTCATAATCATGGTAAACTACCGGTTATCCTTTATTTAATAGGTTTGGTTCTATTTTTCTTAGCTTTATTAGTTGGTGACCGCCAACTGCTACTTAGTAATATCCTTTATACGCTATCGATTGCTAGTGCTGGTTACCATGTCATTGGCGAGGGTGTCATGGATACAATTAAAGATAGTAAAGATCAAGGACGCTTTGCTCCGAATGTTCACTTGCTTATGTCTTTAGCTACTTTTGGCGCCATGATTATTGGCAATTTTTCAGAAGGTGCCCTCTTGATTCTTATTTTTGCTGGCGCTCACTTTCTCGAAGATTATGCCTATGACCGATCTAAACGTGAGGTTTCGCGCTTGCTAAATATGAATCCTAGTCAGGCCCGTCTCATCCAAGCAGATGGATCAACTCAATTAGTAGATGTTGCCGATTTAAATATCGGTGACCAAGTACAAGTCTTAAATGGTGACCAAATTCCTATCGATGGTGAGATTACCAGTGGTCAGGCAGTTATTGATGAGTCAGCTATTAACGGTGAGTCTATCCCACGTGAGAAAGCGATTGGTGACCAGGTTTTTGCCGGCACCATTAATGGTAGCCAGGCCTTTAAAATGAAAGTAACTACTAATCCAGAAGCAACAGTTTTAGCTCAAATTATGGATATGGTAAAAAATGCCCAGACCAGCCAGAGTAAAACGGCCACGCTAATCAAAAAATTAGAGCCACGCTATGTGACTTTAGCCCTGATTATGGTACCTTTAGTCTTTATCTTCGGTCACTATGCCATTGGTTGGACCTGGGAGTATAGTTTTTACCGGACTATGGTCTTCTTAATTTCAGTTTCTCCTTGTGCCTTAGCTGCTGCGGCCCTTCCCACCAGCCTGTCAGCTATTTCCAACTTGGCCCGCTATGGTGTGCTAGTAAAAGGGGCTAATTACCTATCTCATTTGGCTGGTCTTAAAGCCGTAGCTTTTGATAAAACAGGAACCTTGACCACTGGGAAACCTCAGGTGACGGATTATGATTTTAAAGCGGATCTAGATCAAGAAGAAATTTTAGCGATTGTCGTAGGTATGGAAAAAGGTGCCAACCATCCGCTAGCAACTGCGATTGTTGAACGCTTTGCTGACCAGGTGGCTAGTCCAGATATCACGGCCCATAATGAGACGGGTATTGGTTTAGTGGCTGATTACCAGGGTCACCGTTATCGGATTGGTAAGCCAACTAGTTTTACCGAAGAGTTAGCAGTAGTAAGTGACCTCCAAGGCCAAGGTAAAACGGTTGTTTTAGTTGGTAGGGATGACCAGGTATTAGGTTATATAGCCCTAATGGATTTACCAACAGATGTGGCTAAAGCAGCGATTAACTACTTTAAAGACCAGGATGTCCATACCGCCATGTTGACCGGTGATAGTCAATTAACTGGTCAAAGTGTCGGTCAAGAATTAGGCTTAGATCAAGTTGATGCTAATATTCTACCCGAAGAGAAGGCTGACCATATTAAGGCCTTGCAAGACCAACATGGTTTAACTGCTATGCTAGGCGATGGCGTAAATGATGCGCCGGCCCTAGTGACAGCAGATGTTGGTGTCGCCATGGGTGAAGGAACCGATGTGGCTATTGATGTGGCAGACTTGGTATTGATGAAAAACGACTTGTCCAAATTAGTCTATGCCCACAAGGTGGCGCGTAAAATGGAGCGAGTGACCTGGCAAAATATTATTTTTGCTATGTTTGTGGTCGTGGTATTGGTAACTTTAAACTTCTTGGAAATGACTGACATTACTTTGGGTGTCATTTTACATGAGGGGTCAACTTTGATGGTTATTTTGAACGGTTTACGCTTATTATTACCTGTCAGAAAATAG
- a CDS encoding cation diffusion facilitator family transporter: MEDRRKELKQAEKGSWISLIAYLIISAGKLLAGYLLHSAALVADGYNNLSDSINSIAMIVGLRYAQKPADANHRYGHWKGETVATLAMSFMILYIGIQVTLTAIKQVLNPSNQQPSLMTATVAGLSALIMLGVYWYNQRLAKRVHSDGLAAAAKDNLADMLTSLATMLAVIASKAGWSWADPVMAVIVGLIILKTGLEIFVESVFVLTDGFPEDELMMYREEILKVRGVLAVKSIRGRSYGGRPSLDVTILVDPSLTIVQAHDISDQVEEFLDDLFAIHSADIHVEPMDV; encoded by the coding sequence TTGGAAGATAGAAGAAAAGAACTCAAACAAGCCGAAAAAGGCTCTTGGATATCCCTAATTGCTTACCTCATTATTTCTGCTGGCAAACTCCTAGCTGGCTATTTACTCCATTCCGCCGCTCTCGTCGCCGATGGCTACAACAATCTCAGTGACTCAATAAATTCTATTGCCATGATTGTTGGTTTGCGCTATGCTCAAAAACCCGCTGATGCCAACCACCGCTACGGCCACTGGAAGGGAGAGACGGTAGCTACCCTGGCCATGAGTTTTATGATCCTATATATCGGTATTCAGGTTACCTTAACGGCTATAAAACAAGTCTTAAATCCCAGCAACCAGCAACCCAGCCTGATGACCGCTACCGTAGCTGGTTTATCAGCCCTAATCATGCTGGGGGTTTACTGGTATAACCAGCGATTAGCTAAACGCGTCCACAGCGATGGTCTAGCTGCTGCCGCCAAAGACAACCTAGCTGACATGCTAACTTCTCTAGCCACTATGCTAGCCGTGATTGCCAGTAAGGCTGGTTGGTCTTGGGCCGATCCCGTCATGGCTGTCATTGTCGGTCTCATCATTTTAAAAACCGGTTTAGAAATTTTTGTTGAGAGTGTCTTTGTACTAACCGATGGTTTTCCGGAAGATGAGTTAATGATGTATCGGGAAGAGATTCTCAAGGTAAGGGGTGTACTAGCTGTTAAATCTATCCGGGGCCGTTCTTATGGCGGCCGTCCTTCCCTAGATGTGACCATCTTGGTTGACCCTAGCCTGACTATCGTCCAGGCCCACGACATTAGTGACCAAGTTGAGGAATTTTTGGATGACCTATTTGCCATTCATTCAGCTGATATCCATGTTGAGCCCATGGATGTTTAG
- a CDS encoding arsenic metallochaperone ArsD family protein, whose protein sequence is MKKVQLFEPLGATLGCCGGSPTCEKTDNPIVNEHANVKELERIEAFFTQLQSIDGYFVTLHDPSSDPYTFSRTEAVIKKLQVYGEDVLPIVLINDKIASMGEFPSNEKLSQLVGLDYTLDPSPASC, encoded by the coding sequence ATGAAGAAAGTTCAGTTATTTGAACCCCTAGGCGCCACTTTAGGTTGCTGCGGTGGCTCTCCGACCTGCGAAAAAACAGATAATCCAATTGTCAATGAGCATGCTAATGTAAAGGAATTGGAAAGGATTGAAGCTTTCTTTACCCAGCTTCAGTCAATTGATGGTTATTTTGTTACTTTACATGACCCATCATCTGACCCCTATACCTTTTCACGGACAGAAGCTGTGATAAAAAAATTACAAGTCTATGGTGAAGATGTTCTACCAATTGTCTTAATCAATGATAAGATTGCTTCAATGGGAGAATTTCCTTCTAATGAAAAATTATCGCAATTAGTTGGTCTAGACTACACATTAGATCCTAGCCCAGCATCATGCTAG
- the dhaK gene encoding dihydroxyacetone kinase subunit DhaK — protein MKKIINDPSQVVQEMLHGIETAHADLIYRPQDSQVIARKVETPSIVGIISGGGSGHEPSHAGFVGKGMLSAAACGEVFTSPSPDQVLTAIKAADNGQGVFLIIKNYSGDVMNFEMAMELAEIEDIKTASVVVDDDIAIEDSSFTAGRRGVAGTVLMHKIIGYYADQGKTLDELKAIADQVNAHLATIGLALTAATVPEVGKPGFEIADDEFEYGIGIHGEPGYRREKMKTSQEMAQELTSQLKGELNWQDGDHYAVLVNGMGATPLVELYIFWQDVARLLADEGLNIDFVKVDEFMTSLDMAGLSLTLLALDDQDWLTALNSPVDTIAWR, from the coding sequence ATGAAAAAGATTATTAATGACCCTAGCCAAGTTGTCCAAGAAATGCTGCACGGCATTGAGACCGCCCATGCTGATTTAATATACCGGCCCCAAGATAGTCAAGTGATTGCCCGCAAGGTTGAGACTCCTTCTATCGTGGGGATTATCTCTGGTGGTGGTTCAGGTCACGAGCCTAGCCATGCCGGTTTTGTTGGTAAAGGGATGCTATCTGCTGCCGCCTGCGGAGAAGTTTTCACCTCACCATCTCCTGACCAGGTTTTAACTGCTATCAAGGCAGCTGATAACGGTCAAGGTGTCTTCTTAATTATTAAAAATTACAGTGGTGATGTCATGAATTTCGAAATGGCCATGGAACTAGCTGAAATCGAAGATATTAAAACCGCTTCAGTAGTAGTTGATGATGACATTGCTATCGAGGATTCTTCCTTTACAGCTGGCCGTCGTGGTGTTGCTGGTACCGTTCTCATGCACAAAATCATCGGCTACTATGCTGACCAAGGCAAAACTTTAGATGAACTAAAAGCAATTGCTGACCAAGTAAATGCTCACCTGGCAACAATCGGTTTAGCCCTTACTGCAGCTACCGTACCAGAAGTCGGTAAACCTGGTTTTGAAATTGCCGACGATGAATTTGAATACGGTATCGGCATCCATGGCGAACCCGGCTATCGACGTGAAAAAATGAAAACTAGCCAGGAGATGGCCCAAGAATTGACCTCCCAACTTAAAGGTGAGCTGAACTGGCAGGATGGAGATCATTATGCCGTTCTCGTTAACGGTATGGGGGCGACACCCCTGGTTGAGCTCTATATCTTTTGGCAAGATGTGGCCCGTTTGTTAGCCGATGAAGGCTTAAATATTGATTTTGTCAAGGTTGATGAATTTATGACCAGCCTAGATATGGCCGGCCTTTCTCTGACACTATTAGCCTTAGACGACCAAGACTGGCTGACTGCCCTTAATAGCCCTGTAGACACTATTGCTTGGAGGTAA